From Aquabacter sp. L1I39, the proteins below share one genomic window:
- a CDS encoding four-carbon acid sugar kinase family protein, which produces MTPGPHYGWYGDDFTGASDTLATLTRAGLKALMFLGVPKPEHLARAGELDAVGIAGATRAMGPDEMAAELEPAGAFFAALGVRLLHYKVCSTFDSAPHVGNVAVAARTLGRHFPNPLLPLIGGQPSIGRYCAFSTLFAAAGTGGNVFRIDRHPTMARHPVTPMGEADLRLHLAAQGLDDVQGVHLPAYATGTAGLEARLAERGDAGAVLFDVTEANHLPLLGEMLWRRAQTRPLLAIGASSVAEAVAGHWNSGAPLGAPPRLKPADGPLLVVGGSLSPVTARQVATATSFAPVPLDGGRLAADPAYGEAQAVALAHHLAAGRSVLTWTAPDNAAAADTTLSATLALRTAALLARVLELRPVGRVAVAGGDTSSRAMQALGLWGLSYVTAPDPGVALCRAHADDARLDGMEILLKGGQMGGPDLFERLLHGA; this is translated from the coding sequence ATGACGCCCGGCCCGCATTATGGCTGGTATGGCGACGATTTCACCGGCGCCAGCGACACGCTGGCGACGCTGACCCGCGCCGGCCTCAAGGCGTTGATGTTCCTGGGCGTGCCCAAGCCGGAGCATCTGGCGCGGGCGGGCGAGCTCGACGCCGTGGGGATCGCAGGCGCCACCCGCGCCATGGGGCCGGACGAGATGGCGGCGGAGCTGGAGCCGGCGGGGGCCTTCTTCGCGGCTTTGGGCGTGCGGCTGTTGCACTACAAGGTCTGCTCCACCTTCGACAGCGCCCCCCATGTGGGCAATGTGGCGGTGGCGGCGCGCACGCTTGGGCGGCACTTTCCCAATCCCCTCCTGCCCCTCATCGGCGGTCAGCCCAGCATCGGGCGCTATTGCGCCTTCAGCACCCTGTTCGCCGCCGCCGGCACCGGGGGCAACGTCTTTCGCATCGATCGCCACCCCACCATGGCCCGCCATCCCGTCACGCCAATGGGCGAAGCGGACCTGCGGCTGCATCTGGCCGCGCAGGGGCTGGATGATGTGCAAGGCGTGCATCTGCCCGCTTATGCGACCGGCACCGCCGGGCTGGAGGCGCGGCTGGCGGAACGGGGCGACGCCGGGGCGGTGCTGTTCGACGTGACGGAGGCGAACCACCTTCCCTTGTTGGGCGAAATGCTCTGGCGCCGGGCGCAGACGCGCCCCCTGCTCGCCATCGGGGCCTCCAGCGTGGCGGAAGCGGTGGCCGGCCATTGGAACTCTGGCGCGCCCTTGGGCGCCCCGCCGCGCCTGAAGCCGGCGGACGGGCCGCTGCTCGTTGTGGGTGGGAGCCTCTCCCCTGTCACCGCCCGGCAAGTGGCCACCGCCACGTCCTTCGCCCCCGTGCCGCTGGACGGCGGTCGCCTCGCCGCCGATCCGGCCTATGGTGAGGCGCAGGCGGTCGCGCTTGCCCATCACCTCGCCGCCGGCCGCTCGGTCCTCACCTGGACGGCGCCGGACAATGCCGCCGCCGCCGACACGACCCTGTCCGCCACGCTCGCATTGCGCACCGCCGCGCTCCTCGCCCGCGTGCTGGAACTGAGGCCGGTGGGTCGGGTGGCCGTGGCGGGAGGCGATACGTCAAGCCGGGCCATGCAGGCGCTGGGCCTGTGGGGCTTGAGCTATGTCACCGCCCCCGATCCGGGCGTGGCCCTCTGCCGTGCCCATGCGGATGATGCCCGCCTCGACGGCATGGAAATCCTCCTGAAGGGCGGGCAGATGGGCGGCCCGGACCTGTTCGAGCGCCTGTTGCACGGGGCTTGA
- a CDS encoding DUF4114 domain-containing protein, protein MSASTEIANSSFLDFAAYGLLQPGTNTVQAAYGYSNSEIEAATNGNSINIALVFDRANDPTALLQSDWATRQQTLATLTPQQLWNTYGADQTTYNDTLQWLQNQGYHVLGSHAATTGDYVTSQESRTIWLSLNATEFQDLFGAQLMKAGVDSSGYDFLFWDGNLSLPDNIAPGIAGLWVDNGSWPPTAQDLTGGASTTLPVGPQSIGNSTTADTNVDPQDVAAGIYNFPLDGETVQTGLIGFIEPGIGTSVPGSTSFQDLLEQYRTAVGVTGTGTAYAQGEAGASTGASSGERSLDVGIATAINPNSDLALYVGSGYSGWAFAGTYTAYQSAFWQTPTGLPAGTLPPVISSSWGDEAIQSPNSPFYWAYWQLYIDAALQNQTVVIALGDGGSGNETANGVTNVEANASSPFTLVVGGTSVSTPATAVDDPTLASLLASAQSGNMATIWQLVQGGLKAPYSDLTGVSTFVETVWNEYDVTTANKIVDGGYLDNNTSSGGVDTTQPQPGYQTDYGLTSTDLVSGLPGRAVSDVSANAGGNMFYWTPKGDMTGLTGEGGTSAATPLWAALITQFNTIFADQGLPNLGYMNDLAYLASAIAPGAFNDITMGNNTSSFYMGGAYESDGSQITPTGYGYEAGPGFDLISGLGTPNGVLLARALSAIAHTQMYFDPTPVLETSGSAWVSSTSQSLLFQSTGLGDEEISLNFSKITNTSTNTASAAYAWTSQLAQQSLQSDFSAELVTMFDRQSQGTLYQTHVDAGTDVSVSIGGTAASAYQAALTSDYGFMEFANANGAVEVARPVAVAFTAGGADDMDVVVRLRQNGMNESSVTFYKVDDFAGTIGGLAPGQAGYATAAAARAYQTEAGTTSVTGAGYGQYSQTEITGVDHGDIIAMSLTSGGHTYWAFSSANEQMNGQNVAHLWSYGLNTFGWEDLYGGGDHDYNDLVVQLDFTSATGHDWLV, encoded by the coding sequence ATGAGCGCCTCCACCGAGATTGCAAACTCCTCCTTCCTGGATTTTGCCGCCTATGGCCTGCTCCAGCCCGGCACAAACACGGTGCAGGCGGCCTATGGCTATTCCAACAGCGAGATCGAGGCGGCCACCAACGGCAACTCCATCAATATCGCGCTGGTGTTCGACCGGGCCAACGATCCCACGGCGCTCCTGCAGAGCGACTGGGCCACCCGCCAGCAGACGCTCGCCACCCTGACGCCGCAGCAGCTCTGGAACACCTACGGCGCGGACCAGACCACCTATAACGATACGCTGCAGTGGCTTCAGAACCAGGGCTATCACGTGCTCGGGAGCCACGCCGCCACCACCGGCGACTATGTGACCTCGCAGGAGTCGCGCACCATCTGGCTGTCGCTGAACGCCACCGAGTTCCAGGATCTGTTCGGCGCCCAGCTCATGAAAGCAGGCGTCGACTCCAGCGGTTACGATTTCCTGTTCTGGGACGGCAATCTCAGCCTGCCGGACAATATCGCCCCCGGCATTGCCGGCCTGTGGGTGGACAATGGCAGCTGGCCGCCCACCGCACAGGACCTCACGGGCGGGGCCTCCACCACCTTGCCGGTGGGCCCGCAGAGCATCGGCAATTCCACCACGGCGGACACCAATGTGGACCCGCAGGACGTGGCCGCCGGCATCTATAATTTCCCGCTCGACGGCGAGACGGTGCAGACGGGGCTGATCGGCTTCATCGAGCCGGGCATCGGCACATCGGTGCCGGGCTCCACCAGCTTCCAGGACCTGCTGGAGCAGTATCGCACGGCGGTGGGCGTGACCGGCACCGGCACCGCCTATGCGCAAGGCGAGGCGGGGGCGTCGACGGGGGCCAGCAGCGGCGAGCGCTCGCTCGACGTGGGAATTGCCACCGCCATCAATCCCAATAGCGACCTCGCCCTCTATGTGGGCTCCGGCTATAGCGGCTGGGCCTTCGCCGGCACCTATACGGCGTATCAAAGCGCCTTCTGGCAGACCCCGACGGGGCTTCCGGCCGGCACCTTGCCGCCGGTCATCTCCTCGTCCTGGGGAGACGAGGCGATCCAGTCGCCCAACTCGCCCTTCTACTGGGCCTATTGGCAGCTTTACATCGACGCGGCGCTCCAGAACCAGACGGTGGTGATCGCCCTCGGCGATGGCGGCTCGGGCAACGAGACCGCCAACGGCGTCACCAATGTGGAGGCCAATGCCTCGAGCCCCTTCACATTGGTGGTGGGCGGGACCTCTGTCTCGACACCCGCGACGGCCGTCGACGACCCCACCCTCGCCTCTCTCCTGGCCTCGGCCCAGTCCGGGAACATGGCGACCATCTGGCAATTGGTACAGGGCGGGCTGAAGGCGCCCTATTCCGACCTCACCGGCGTCAGCACCTTCGTGGAGACGGTGTGGAACGAATATGACGTGACCACCGCCAACAAGATCGTGGATGGCGGCTATCTGGACAACAATACCAGTTCAGGTGGCGTGGACACCACGCAGCCGCAGCCGGGCTACCAGACCGATTATGGGCTCACTTCCACCGATCTGGTGAGCGGGCTGCCCGGCCGGGCGGTCTCCGACGTGTCCGCCAATGCCGGCGGTAACATGTTCTACTGGACCCCCAAGGGCGACATGACCGGCCTCACCGGCGAAGGCGGCACCAGCGCCGCGACGCCGCTCTGGGCCGCGCTCATCACCCAGTTCAACACCATCTTCGCCGACCAGGGCCTGCCGAACCTCGGCTACATGAACGACTTGGCGTACCTGGCCTCGGCCATCGCGCCCGGCGCCTTCAACGACATCACCATGGGCAACAATACGTCCAGCTTCTATATGGGCGGCGCCTACGAATCCGACGGCTCCCAGATCACCCCCACCGGCTATGGCTATGAGGCGGGTCCGGGCTTCGACCTCATATCGGGGCTTGGCACGCCGAACGGCGTGCTGCTGGCCCGCGCGCTTTCCGCCATCGCCCACACCCAGATGTATTTCGACCCGACACCGGTGCTGGAAACCTCGGGCAGCGCCTGGGTGTCGTCCACCTCGCAGAGCCTCCTGTTCCAGTCCACGGGCCTGGGCGATGAGGAAATCTCGCTGAATTTCAGCAAGATAACGAACACCTCCACCAATACGGCCTCGGCCGCCTATGCCTGGACCAGCCAGCTCGCCCAGCAGAGCCTCCAGTCGGATTTCTCGGCTGAGCTCGTCACCATGTTCGACCGCCAATCCCAGGGCACGCTCTACCAAACCCATGTGGACGCGGGCACCGATGTATCGGTCTCCATCGGCGGCACCGCCGCCAGCGCCTACCAGGCGGCGCTCACCTCCGACTATGGCTTCATGGAGTTTGCCAATGCCAATGGCGCGGTGGAGGTGGCCCGCCCGGTGGCGGTGGCCTTCACCGCCGGCGGGGCAGATGACATGGACGTGGTGGTGCGCCTGCGGCAGAACGGCATGAATGAGAGTTCGGTCACCTTCTACAAGGTGGACGACTTCGCCGGCACCATTGGCGGGCTGGCGCCCGGCCAGGCCGGTTATGCGACAGCCGCCGCCGCCCGCGCCTACCAGACCGAGGCGGGCACCACCTCCGTCACCGGCGCCGGTTATGGTCAGTACAGCCAGACCGAGATCACGGGCGTCGACCATGGCGACATCATCGCCATGTCGCTCACCTCCGGCGGCCACACCTATTGGGCCTTCTCATCCGCCAACGAGCAGATGAACGGGCAGAATGTGGCGCACCTGTGGAGCTACGGCCTGAACACCTTCGGCTGGGAGGACCTCTATGGCGGCGGCGACCACGATTATAACGACCTCGTGGTCCAACTCGATTTCACCAGCGCCACCGGCCACGACTGGCTGGTGTGA
- a CDS encoding MucR family transcriptional regulator — MSDAMESTSYIELAADIVSAYVSNNSVAAADLPSLINEVHAALQRVSKGEAEPAPEPLKPAVPLKKSVTPDYIICLEDGKKFKSLKRHLRTQYNMSPEQYREKWGLPADYPMVAPNYAQARSELAKQMGLGQQRRRRR; from the coding sequence ATGAGCGACGCAATGGAATCGACCTCCTATATCGAGCTGGCTGCGGATATCGTCTCTGCGTATGTCAGCAACAATTCGGTCGCGGCGGCCGATCTGCCGAGCCTCATCAACGAAGTCCACGCCGCTCTTCAGCGCGTGTCCAAGGGCGAGGCCGAGCCGGCGCCCGAGCCGCTGAAGCCGGCCGTGCCGCTCAAGAAGTCGGTGACGCCTGATTACATCATCTGCCTGGAAGATGGTAAGAAGTTCAAGTCGCTGAAGCGCCACCTGCGCACGCAGTACAATATGAGCCCCGAGCAGTATCGCGAGAAGTGGGGCCTGCCGGCCGACTATCCCATGGTCGCCCCCAATTACGCGCAGGCGCGCTCCGAGCTCGCCAAGCAGATGGGCCTCGGCCAGCAGCGCCGCCGCCGCCGCTGA
- a CDS encoding DUF4114 domain-containing protein: protein MSVLENSGYLDFTSWGTTTATSVQQAYGFDPANIQPYLGTAPIYNVALILPRANDPTALLQSDWATRQSTIAQMEADGTLWTTYGADPATYDAAVAALTTMGISILGDADATGGHVSSAASRTIWVSLTPAQFSQLFGTQLLMNDEAGNFRVFYEGDLSLPADIPATGLYIEGAYGAAVEAQTGTSVNLQPGPQSEGNSSTASQTLPPQDIADLYHLPLTGNAAVDGTVALVEPVFGSAMPTGSTLTLDDGLASYLSAIHVTGAPQTYTVANGGQEFPPGSTSDERSMDVGVVAAINPYSTIGIYAGSGLSGGSTFSTYQGIIWDLAHDPSVLSSSFGDVALPAPDSPFFAAFQDLYVDAALRGLSVFIASGDGGSGGEQATGLPNFQAGSSSPYVTLVGGTSMSLVPAAEADATLAGLLAAVEAQDLDTLRMLVEGGLTMAPTALNAYNALVETVWNQYDLRSSGLFPGYLVNATGAGAVDTRLPIPSYQDQYGLTPTNPMGQTGRGLPDVSANSGGNLSYLVPSYDFSTTTPDGGTSASAPFWAALALQVNTIFEAQLLPNLGMSNDLLYIASAIAPGAFNDVQLGNNISTYVAGGTLVTDTRGGGTTTITPTGLGYEAEPGYDLTTGLGTPNGTLLARALATIGQTQMHPHATAVLEDTGDGIHYVSGATQSLIVQSSLAQATTFGLTVDGHASTFAGAMGDAYAWNAAFAQKALQANFAPELVTLFDRQAQGTITQMEVAAGAHLSVDIGGAALDGDQVDLTADYGFGSFAGTAGAVEVARAVAVASTAGGLDDQTAIVRLRQNGVFDLEVQFYKVDDLSGTIAGLTPGSAGYAAAAQARAYLTEDGDTWVEGAGYGAYSRDLIYGVDAGDLIAMRLFNGSETFWAFAGANEKVSGQSVAHLMGYGLNTWGWEDTFGGGDHDYNDLVVQLDFSSAYTAASLGNAPEWLA, encoded by the coding sequence ATGAGCGTGCTTGAGAATTCGGGCTATCTGGATTTCACCAGCTGGGGCACCACCACCGCGACCTCGGTGCAGCAGGCCTACGGCTTCGACCCGGCGAACATCCAGCCCTATCTGGGCACGGCGCCCATCTACAATGTGGCGCTCATCCTGCCCCGCGCCAACGATCCCACCGCGCTGCTGCAAAGCGATTGGGCGACCCGCCAGTCCACCATCGCCCAGATGGAGGCGGACGGCACGCTCTGGACCACCTATGGCGCGGATCCGGCCACCTATGATGCCGCCGTGGCCGCCCTCACCACCATGGGCATTTCCATTCTCGGCGACGCGGACGCCACCGGCGGCCATGTGAGCTCGGCGGCCTCGCGCACCATATGGGTGAGCCTGACGCCGGCGCAGTTCAGCCAGTTGTTTGGCACCCAGTTGCTGATGAATGACGAGGCCGGCAACTTCAGAGTGTTCTACGAGGGCGACCTGTCCCTGCCGGCCGACATCCCGGCGACCGGCCTCTATATTGAGGGCGCCTATGGGGCGGCGGTGGAGGCGCAGACGGGCACCTCGGTGAACCTGCAGCCGGGGCCGCAGAGCGAGGGGAATTCCTCCACCGCCTCCCAGACGCTCCCCCCGCAGGACATTGCCGACCTCTATCACCTGCCGCTGACCGGCAATGCCGCCGTCGACGGAACGGTGGCCCTGGTGGAGCCCGTTTTCGGCTCCGCCATGCCCACAGGCTCCACCCTCACCCTGGACGATGGGCTGGCAAGCTACCTGTCCGCCATCCACGTCACCGGCGCGCCGCAAACCTACACCGTCGCCAATGGCGGGCAGGAATTCCCGCCGGGCAGCACGTCAGACGAGCGCTCCATGGACGTGGGCGTGGTGGCGGCGATCAATCCCTATTCCACCATTGGAATTTATGCCGGCTCCGGCTTAAGCGGCGGCTCCACCTTCTCGACCTATCAGGGCATCATCTGGGACCTCGCCCACGATCCCTCGGTGCTGTCCTCGTCCTTCGGCGACGTGGCTCTTCCCGCACCGGATTCGCCCTTCTTCGCCGCCTTCCAGGACCTTTACGTGGATGCCGCCCTGCGCGGCCTGTCGGTTTTTATCGCGTCAGGCGATGGCGGATCGGGTGGCGAGCAGGCGACCGGGCTTCCCAACTTCCAGGCCGGCAGTTCCTCGCCTTATGTGACGCTCGTGGGCGGCACCTCCATGAGCCTCGTGCCGGCGGCCGAGGCGGACGCCACCCTGGCCGGACTGCTTGCCGCGGTGGAGGCGCAGGATCTCGACACGCTGAGGATGCTGGTGGAGGGCGGGCTGACCATGGCGCCCACCGCCCTGAATGCCTACAATGCCCTCGTCGAGACGGTGTGGAACCAGTACGACCTGCGCAGCAGCGGCCTTTTTCCCGGCTATCTGGTGAACGCCACGGGAGCCGGCGCCGTCGACACGCGCCTCCCCATCCCGTCCTATCAGGACCAGTACGGCCTCACCCCCACCAACCCCATGGGCCAGACGGGGCGCGGCTTGCCGGACGTGTCCGCAAACTCCGGCGGCAACCTGTCCTATCTTGTGCCGAGCTACGATTTCTCGACCACGACGCCCGATGGCGGCACCAGTGCCTCAGCCCCCTTCTGGGCGGCGCTGGCGCTCCAGGTGAACACCATCTTCGAGGCCCAGCTGCTGCCGAACCTCGGCATGTCCAACGATTTGCTCTATATCGCGTCCGCCATCGCGCCCGGTGCCTTCAACGACGTGCAACTGGGCAACAACATCTCCACCTATGTGGCCGGCGGCACGCTGGTGACCGATACCCGCGGCGGCGGCACCACCACCATCACGCCCACCGGCCTCGGCTATGAGGCGGAACCGGGCTATGACCTGACCACCGGCCTCGGCACGCCCAACGGCACGCTGCTCGCCCGCGCGCTCGCCACCATCGGGCAGACGCAGATGCACCCCCACGCCACCGCGGTGCTGGAGGATACGGGGGACGGCATCCATTATGTCTCCGGCGCGACCCAGAGCCTCATCGTGCAGTCCAGCCTCGCCCAGGCCACCACGTTCGGCCTGACGGTGGATGGGCATGCCTCCACCTTCGCCGGCGCCATGGGCGATGCCTATGCCTGGAACGCCGCCTTCGCGCAGAAGGCCCTCCAGGCCAATTTCGCGCCGGAGCTTGTCACCCTGTTCGACCGGCAGGCGCAGGGCACGATCACGCAGATGGAGGTTGCGGCGGGTGCGCACCTCTCCGTGGACATCGGTGGCGCGGCTTTGGACGGCGACCAGGTGGACCTGACGGCGGACTATGGCTTCGGCAGCTTTGCCGGTACGGCGGGCGCGGTGGAGGTGGCGCGGGCCGTGGCAGTGGCCAGCACCGCCGGCGGCCTCGACGACCAGACCGCCATTGTGCGCCTGCGCCAGAACGGCGTGTTCGACCTTGAGGTGCAGTTCTACAAGGTGGACGACCTCAGCGGCACCATTGCCGGCCTCACACCGGGCTCGGCGGGCTATGCGGCGGCGGCGCAGGCCCGGGCCTACCTGACCGAGGACGGCGACACCTGGGTGGAAGGCGCCGGCTATGGCGCCTATTCCCGCGATTTGATCTACGGTGTGGATGCTGGCGACCTCATCGCCATGCGCCTGTTCAACGGCAGCGAGACCTTCTGGGCCTTCGCCGGCGCCAATGAGAAGGTCAGCGGACAATCGGTCGCCCATCTCATGGGCTACGGCCTCAACACCTGGGGCTGGGAAGACACCTTTGGCGGCGGCGACCACGACTATAACGACCTTGTGGTGCAGCTGGATTTTTCCAGCGCGTACACGGCGGCGAGCCTCGGCAATGCGCCGGAATGGCTGGCCTGA
- a CDS encoding S9 family peptidase, protein MTDVAAAAPALPQAPRKPFSRQVHGVTLEDDYAWLKAKNWRDVMRDPAVLAPDIRAYLEAENAYADAYFAPHKGLQELLVKEMRGRIKEDDSSVPAPDGPYAYLSRHRQGGQHPLYCRTPVEGGDEEILFDGDKEAEGKAYFHLGGIRHSPDHLRLAVSVDEAGSELYTLRVRDLATGQDLPDLVEETTGDLLWSADGTRLFYIRRDAEHRPSKVYRHVLGTDPAGDVLIYEEPDKGFFVSLGETQSRAFGLIACGDHETSEVHLIDLSEPDAPPRLVAAREVGVRYDVEHHPDLGGEDRLLFLTNAGGAEDFKIAMAPTATPTRAHWTDLVPHRRGRLILSQVAFRGFLVRLEREDGLPRIVIRTVFSSDEHPIAFDEEAYALGMDGGYQFDTNELRFTYASMTTPAEVWAYDMHTRGRHLLKRQEVPSGHDPKAYVTRRIQAPAPDGESVPVTLLYRADLKRDGSAPCLLYGYGAYGITIPAGFSTARLSLVDRGFVYAIAHVRGGTDKGWHWYQDGKLEGKTNTFTDFIAAGDHLVAEGFTKPDRIVAQGGSAGGMLMGAVANLRPDLFAGIIAEVPFVDVLTTMLDDTLPLTPPEWPEWGNPIEDADAFARIRAYSPVDNVRTQDYPAIFALAGLTDPRVTYWEPAKWIARLRGANTSEHPILLRTNMDAGHGGASGRFDRLEEVALTYVFALKVTGHIA, encoded by the coding sequence ATGACTGATGTTGCCGCCGCCGCGCCCGCCCTTCCGCAGGCGCCGCGCAAGCCGTTCAGCCGGCAGGTGCATGGCGTCACGCTGGAGGACGACTATGCTTGGCTGAAGGCCAAGAACTGGCGGGACGTCATGCGCGACCCCGCCGTGCTCGCGCCCGACATCCGCGCCTATCTGGAGGCGGAAAACGCCTATGCGGACGCCTATTTCGCCCCCCACAAGGGCCTGCAGGAACTCCTGGTGAAGGAGATGCGCGGGCGCATCAAGGAGGACGATTCCTCCGTGCCCGCCCCCGACGGCCCCTATGCCTATCTCTCCCGCCACCGCCAGGGCGGCCAGCATCCGCTCTATTGCCGGACGCCGGTGGAAGGCGGGGACGAAGAGATCCTGTTCGACGGCGACAAGGAGGCCGAGGGCAAGGCCTATTTCCATTTGGGCGGCATCCGCCATTCGCCCGATCACCTGCGCCTTGCCGTGTCGGTGGATGAGGCGGGTTCGGAACTCTACACCCTGCGCGTCCGCGACCTTGCCACCGGGCAAGACTTGCCGGACCTGGTGGAAGAAACCACCGGCGATCTTCTCTGGTCCGCCGACGGCACGCGGCTCTTCTACATCCGCCGCGATGCGGAGCACCGCCCCTCCAAGGTCTATCGCCATGTGCTCGGCACCGACCCGGCGGGCGACGTGCTGATCTATGAGGAGCCGGACAAGGGCTTCTTCGTCTCGCTGGGGGAAACCCAGTCCCGCGCCTTCGGCCTCATCGCCTGCGGCGACCACGAGACCTCCGAAGTACACCTGATCGATCTGTCCGAGCCGGACGCGCCGCCGCGCCTGGTCGCCGCCCGCGAGGTGGGCGTGCGCTATGACGTGGAGCATCACCCCGACCTCGGCGGCGAGGACCGGCTGCTGTTCCTCACCAATGCAGGCGGGGCGGAAGACTTCAAGATCGCCATGGCCCCCACCGCCACCCCGACGCGGGCGCATTGGACGGACCTCGTGCCCCATCGCCGGGGCCGGCTAATCCTGAGCCAGGTGGCGTTCCGGGGCTTCCTGGTGCGGCTGGAGCGGGAGGACGGGCTGCCGCGCATCGTCATCCGCACCGTCTTCTCCTCCGACGAGCATCCCATCGCCTTCGATGAGGAGGCCTATGCGCTCGGCATGGATGGCGGCTACCAGTTCGACACCAACGAACTGCGCTTCACCTATGCCTCCATGACCACGCCGGCGGAGGTGTGGGCCTATGACATGCACACGCGCGGCCGCCACCTCCTGAAGCGCCAGGAGGTGCCCAGCGGCCATGATCCCAAGGCCTATGTGACCCGCCGCATCCAGGCCCCCGCGCCCGATGGGGAGAGCGTGCCCGTCACCCTGCTCTACCGGGCGGACCTGAAGCGCGACGGCTCGGCGCCGTGCCTGCTCTACGGCTATGGCGCCTATGGCATCACCATTCCCGCCGGCTTTTCCACCGCGCGGCTGTCCCTGGTGGATCGCGGCTTCGTCTATGCCATCGCCCATGTGCGCGGCGGCACGGACAAGGGCTGGCACTGGTACCAGGACGGCAAGCTGGAGGGGAAAACCAACACCTTCACCGACTTCATCGCCGCCGGCGACCATCTGGTGGCGGAGGGCTTCACCAAGCCCGACCGCATCGTGGCGCAAGGCGGCTCGGCGGGCGGCATGCTCATGGGGGCGGTGGCGAACCTGCGGCCGGATCTGTTCGCGGGCATTATCGCCGAAGTGCCGTTCGTGGACGTGCTCACCACCATGCTGGACGACACGCTCCCCCTCACCCCGCCCGAATGGCCCGAATGGGGCAATCCCATTGAAGACGCGGACGCGTTCGCCCGCATCCGCGCCTATTCGCCGGTGGATAATGTGCGGACGCAGGACTACCCCGCCATTTTCGCGCTGGCGGGGCTCACCGATCCGCGGGTGACCTATTGGGAACCGGCCAAGTGGATCGCCCGCCTGCGGGGCGCCAATACATCGGAGCATCCCATCCTGCTGCGCACCAACATGGATGCGGGCCACGGTGGCGCCTCCGGCCGTTTCGACCGGCTGGAAGAAGTGGCCCTCACCTATGTCTTCGCACTGAAGGTGACCGGTCACATCGCCTGA
- the msrB gene encoding peptide-methionine (R)-S-oxide reductase MsrB, with amino-acid sequence MADENAGRKIIKSETEWQSCLTPEQFRVLRENGTERAFTGPYWDEKRAGRYRCAACGTELFGSDTKFDSGTGWPSFFAPVSKEALALHEDVSHGMRRIEVRCGTCDGHLGHVFPDGPQPTGLRFCMNGTALSFAPESADHD; translated from the coding sequence ATGGCCGACGAAAACGCGGGACGCAAGATCATCAAAAGTGAAACCGAGTGGCAGTCGTGCCTGACGCCAGAACAGTTTCGCGTTTTGCGCGAAAATGGCACCGAGCGCGCCTTTACCGGGCCCTATTGGGATGAGAAGCGCGCGGGGCGTTATCGGTGCGCCGCCTGTGGCACGGAACTCTTCGGCTCCGACACCAAGTTCGATTCGGGCACGGGCTGGCCGAGCTTCTTCGCCCCCGTCTCGAAGGAAGCGCTCGCGCTTCACGAGGATGTCAGCCACGGCATGCGCCGCATCGAGGTGCGCTGCGGCACCTGCGACGGGCATCTGGGGCATGTCTTCCCCGATGGCCCGCAGCCCACGGGCCTGCGCTTCTGCATGAACGGCACCGCCTTGTCCTTCGCCCCGGAGTCCGCCGACCATGACTGA
- a CDS encoding DUF6456 domain-containing protein yields the protein MSGRTSLSSRGRAGGRRAARAGHPARPVAMQRIRLDGAEREVQVDLAESPLAWLAQRKGRDGTALIDAAQLVAGERLRSDFTRAGLTPRMTTNWDPAGRAGPGQGGLAFSEQVLAAKARLDRALATVGPELSGVLLDVCCFLKGLEAVEQERGWPARTAKVVLGLGLSRLARHYGLSAVATGRDRGTMRTWHAGEAGGAAE from the coding sequence ATGAGCGGGCGCACCTCTCTCAGCTCGCGCGGCCGTGCGGGTGGACGGCGCGCGGCCCGTGCCGGCCATCCTGCGCGGCCGGTGGCGATGCAGCGTATTCGCCTGGATGGTGCCGAGCGTGAGGTTCAGGTGGATCTGGCGGAAAGCCCTCTGGCTTGGCTCGCCCAGCGCAAGGGGCGCGACGGCACCGCGCTCATCGATGCCGCCCAATTGGTGGCGGGGGAGCGCCTGCGCTCCGATTTCACCCGCGCCGGCCTCACCCCGCGCATGACCACCAATTGGGATCCCGCCGGCCGGGCCGGGCCGGGGCAGGGGGGCCTTGCCTTCAGCGAGCAGGTCTTGGCCGCCAAGGCCCGTCTCGATCGGGCGCTCGCGACCGTGGGGCCCGAGCTGAGCGGCGTGCTCCTGGATGTGTGCTGCTTCCTCAAGGGCCTGGAGGCGGTGGAGCAGGAGCGCGGCTGGCCGGCGCGCACCGCCAAGGTGGTGCTCGGCCTCGGGCTGAGCCGGCTGGCGCGCCATTACGGCCTCTCGGCGGTGGCCACGGGTCGGGACCGGGGGACCATGCGCACCTGGCATGCCGGCGAGGCGGGAGGCGCGGCCGAGTGA